CCCAGGAGGACGGGTTCATTGCTTGATGTTTACATATGGTTTTACACAGGTTGTGTTCTTGTAATAATAGGAAGCATAGCAACTGTTATAGGTCCAGGGGTTAAAGATCCTCTGGTAAGGACTTTGAACACAGAAATTGCTGCAGTTGGTGTTTCACTCATATTTTTAACCTACAACCATACAATAGCACTTGTAACATTCATTGCAGCTACTGCCATAATAACACTAATACTATTAAGGGCTATTGTAAGATTAGAAGAAATGGGGGCCGAACTTTGAAGAGTATAGGAAGGATATGGAATGCCCTTGCGAATCCTGACAGGATTCCAAGATTTTACGCACTGATACTTGGCATTGT
This sequence is a window from Methanobacterium sp. SMA-27. Protein-coding genes within it:
- a CDS encoding EhaE family protein, with translation MLDVYIWFYTGCVLVIIGSIATVIGPGVKDPLVRTLNTEIAAVGVSLIFLTYNHTIALVTFIAATAIITLILLRAIVRLEEMGAEL